The following coding sequences lie in one Sorghum bicolor cultivar BTx623 chromosome 6, Sorghum_bicolor_NCBIv3, whole genome shotgun sequence genomic window:
- the LOC8056031 gene encoding uncharacterized protein LOC8056031, protein MVGGGKPLGDSVFAGHAAAGAAAISASAVAVHPLDTVKTLLQLGAAGQKEKMGLRQVVDRLLAASGPAGFYSGIGWSIMGKLPGLGARFGTYELLTAFYKDGREDNYVYYSEAMLAGIAAGAGEAVFCTPFELFKLRNQVSSVIPSKVMGPANVAQESFPLLSKLLPGYVPDLRVWNNTVSLLSDLSPKHPDMLGALKQHPWMLTGCGKPPLPSDVHLPSRVILLEGWGALWRGLRSGIARDCVYGGIFFSTWQFLHSAMLTWKAVNMSPEPRNLEEAGPVPPFASSVAAGFAGVVAAAASHTFDTAKSRSECTVVPKYIAMERKFLKWKPPGTWIERKTGISPADRNVLFRGIGLRMARSGIASFVLVGSYYLAVNHLL, encoded by the exons ATGGTGGGAGGCGGCAAGCCGCTGGGGGACAGCGTGTTCGCGGGCCACGCGGCCGCCGGTGCGGCGGCGATAAGCGCCTCCGCCGTCGCCGTGCACCCGCTCGACACGGTCAAGACACTCCTCCAG CTGGGGGCGGCGGGGCAGAAGGAGAAGATGGGGCTCCGGCAGGTGGTGGACCGGCTCTTGGCCGCTTCTGGCCCTGCAG GTTTTTACAGTGGCATCGGATGGTCCATAATGGGTAAACTTCCTGGGTTGGGAGCACGTTTTGGGACCTATGAACTTTTAACAGCCTTCTATAAAG ACGGAAGGGAGGACAATTATGTCTATTATTCTGAGGCTATGTTGGCTGGCATAGCTGCTGGTGCTGGAGAGGCTGTTTTCTGCACACCATTTGAACTTTTCAAACTTCGAAACCAAGTTAGTTCAGTGATTCCTTCAAAAGTTATGGGCCCTGCAAATGTTGCTCAAGAATCATTTCCACTGCTTTCCAAACTGTTGCCTGGCTATGTTCCTGATCTAAGGGTGTGGAACAACACAGTGAGCCTTTTATCTGATCTTTCTCCCAAGCATCCTGACATGTTGGGTGCTCTGAAACAGCACCCATGGATGCTTACTGGCTGTGGGAAACCCCCATTACCATCTGATGTGCATCTACCTTCTAGAGTGATATTGCTTGAAGGATGGGGTGCTCTTTGGAGAGGTCTCAGATCAGGGATAGCTCGAGATTGTGTATATGGTGGTATTTTCTTTTCTACTTGGCAATTCCTGCACTCAGCGATGCTCACCTGGAAGGCAGTTAATATGAGCCCTGAACCTAG GAATCTAGAAGAAGCGGGTCCTGTACCCCCTTTTGCCTCTAGTGTTGCTGCAGGCTTCGCAGGAGTCGTAGCGGCTGCCGCTTCACATACATTTGATACTGCCAAAAGTCGTTCAGAATGTACTGTGGTGCCTAAG TATATCGCAATGGAGAGGAAGTTTCTTAAGTGGAAACCACCAGGAACATGGATAGAGAGGAAGACAGGAATATCCCCTGCTGATAGGAATGTATTGTTCCGTGGCATTGGCCTACGAATGGCCCGTAGTGGAATTGCATCGTTTGTGTTAGTCGGGTCATACTATCTCGCTGTGAATCACCTCTTGTAG